The Neomonachus schauinslandi unplaced genomic scaffold, ASM220157v2 HiC_scaffold_1434, whole genome shotgun sequence nucleotide sequence ggatgggagtggggaggggagtccAAATTCATGGTTAGACCAACGGGTGGGTCAAAACCCAGATTAGCCAATACATGTAAGTTTTTGAACAGGGCCTGACACCTAGTCCATGCTCTAGAAGTTAACCGTAAGCTAACCGTTGTGTTGTAACTGTGGGTTCTCGTGTGAGCCTAGtgcacagtagatgctcaataaacagcaGCTGTTTCTAGCTGTGTGATAGGGAGCAAGTGATTTTCTCTGAGCCTTAAtgttctcacctgtaaaatggaggtgatgTTAGCACTCCTATCATTGTTTAAAGCACGGTGCCTGGTacacaaagaacaaaatgcaTTCAAGGTGTTATTCCAATTTCAAGTCTCTATTAACAGTATTAACCAGGCCCCCTGCCTTGACCCCTGCTTGGCTCTAACCCCAGCTCACACCAATACCCTACTGCCCAGGGCAGTGAGACTGGCTACCTCCTTATCCCCAACCCTCATTCTTCTCCACAGTCACCAAGACGCAGAGCCAGAGGCTGAGCCCCAGCTGGAGCCGGAAGGGAAGTGGGTCCTGTGTAATTATGACTTCCAGGCCCGCAACAGCAGTGAGCTGTCGGTCAAGCAGCAGGATGCGTTGGAGGTTAGAGGGTGGAGGGCCAAGGGGCTGCAGTGGGCCCAGCCCTGGCTGCAGACACAGGCTGTGACCCCTCCTCTCCTACCTCCCTCAGGTCCTGGATGACAGGCGCAAGTGGTGGAAGGTTCGGGACCAGCAAGGGCAGGAAGGATATGTGCCCTATAATATCCTAACACCCCACCCGCGGCCCCAAGGAAGCTGCAGCCAAAGCCCTTCCCGCAGCCTGGTGAGCCAGGGCAGACTCCTGGGTCTTAACGGAAGGAGGGGTGTGAGGATCAGGTGCCAagggcactgggggggggggggggctcagaaATTGACCTCTGGAAGGTGGAGGGGCTGGGACTCAGTCTTCTGACTCCCCTCTCTAGGAGGACAGCATTCCCCCTCACCCACCAGCGCCCGCCCCAGCTCCTACCTTGTCTCGGCCCCACTGGGACAGTGGTGATAACCTCAACTTGGACCCCAGAGAAAAGGGTGAGTGCTGGGGGAAGCCGCTCTTAGCCTTGCTTTCCAGTCAGgggaaccaaggctcagagagagtCAACAGACTTCCGACCCATCATGAGGACGGTGGAGATCTTCTCCTCTCTGGCCCCAGGACCCTTCATCCTGAATCCACGCTCCCTCCCGGTTTTCCGCCTGCAGAGAAATTCTCCCAGATGCTCTGTGTCAACGAGGAGCTGCAGGCGCGCTTAGCCCAGGGCCGCTCAGGCCCCAGCCGCGCAGCCCCGGGTCCCCGCGCCCCGGAGCCACAGCTCAGCCCGCACTCGGACGCGGCCGAGGTCCGCGCCTGGCTGCAGGCCAAGGGATTTAGCGCTGGGTGAGTGCCGGTGGCCGGCTGGCGACCCTGAGATGGGGACGCTGGAGGGGGCGCGTTCTGATTGGACCGTGGGGAACCGGGATTGGCTTGAAGCGAGGGTCTGTCTGGTTGCACGATTGGCACGTTTGTACGAGTTGGGATTGGAGTGGCCAGGGGACGCCGGCCTCGGTTGGAAAGCTGGGCGCACGCCCCGCCTCCTTCTGTGGAGCacggacgggggggggggggggggatgctgcTGTGATTGGACGAACAGTTTGGCAGCAGGGATGTGACTGGTGGGGCTCTGGGGCCGAAGCTGTGATTGGCTGGGGGGCCTGAccgctcctcccaccccactgctcGCTCAGGACCGTGGACGCGTTGGGCGTGCTGACCGGCGCGCAGCTCTTCTCGCTGCAGAAGGAGGAGCTGCGAGCCGTGAGCCCGGAGGAGGGGGCACGCGTGTACAGCCAGGTCACGGTGCAGCGCGCGCTGCTGGAGGTGAGCCGATGCTCGTCCTGGGCCTGGGAGGGCAGCCAGGGCTCGGAGGCCAGGCTTCTGATTTCCACCCGGCCCTCCAGGACAAAGAGAAAGTGTCAGAGTTGGAGGCGGTGatggagaagcagaagaagaaggtGGAAGGCAACCTGGAAACAGAGGTTATCTGACCATCCCCGGCTGCTCTGCTCGAAGTTTCGAGGCAGCCCCATGGGAGAACAGAGTCTGcagactgcccccacccccacggaAGTCGAGCCCTTGCGAAGGCTCCGGACCTGTTCCAACTCTGGTCTCCCCCCGTCCCCGTGGAGTCTCCTGCGTGAGCGGACTGGCCgtgagtgggagggaaggggaccaCACTCGGGTGCCCTGTGCATTGTGATACACCACCCAGTCTATAAACAGCCTCCTCTTAGCAGGCATTGTCAACTGCTGTCCCTTCTCTACCGGGCCACCAGGGGGCCCAGCGACCTGCCCCTCGCCCCACCTACGTGTCCCTaccttttttggtttctttctcgGGCTTCCTCTTCCCCTCCGGGCCAGCAAGCCATCCTCCAGTCCACTCGAGAGAGATCTTCTGAACACCCACTCTCCTTCCCTGGCTCCTCAAGGCCCCCCTCGCCCCAGAGCCTAGTGTTTAAGGCCCTGAGAGGTTTggtccctaccccaccccacgcGCTCTGGTCCTGCCCTTCTCCAAACACCCCAAAACCCCCTCAACCACTGGGGTTGTGCATGTTTTCCGCTGGCTGGAACAGTGGTTTCCTGCCTGGTGAACTGCCAGTCAGCCTTCCTGCTGCAGCTCAAATACCCCCCTTGGGGGAAGCCTGCACTCACCTCCCAGCATCCATTTCCCTTTGTCCCCTACCACCTGCCAGGGGCCCAGCCACAAAGAAGGGGCTGCCTCCTGAATGTGCCACAGGCCTCCTGGCCACTGTTCTCCTGGGAGGTCACAGCCT carries:
- the EPS8L1 gene encoding epidermal growth factor receptor kinase substrate 8-like protein 1, producing the protein HTHTAPHLPPPPAEGLLTLRAKPPSEAEYTDVLQKIKYAFSLLARLRGNIANPSSPELLHFLFGPLQLVVDSSGGPQFASEVRRPHLTSEAVALLRDNLTPRENALWTSLGDSWTRPGLELPPEEGSPYSPEFSSGWEPPATDPHGRAWENPVDRQLQHERRRQQQSAPQVAVNGHQDAEPEAEPQLEPEGKWVLCNYDFQARNSSELSVKQQDALEVLDDRRKWWKVRDQQGQEGYVPYNILTPHPRPQGSCSQSPSRSLEDSIPPHPPAPAPAPTLSRPHWDSGDNLNLDPREKEKFSQMLCVNEELQARLAQGRSGPSRAAPGPRAPEPQLSPHSDAAEVRAWLQAKGFSAGTVDALGVLTGAQLFSLQKEELRAVSPEEGARVYSQVTVQRALLEDKEKVSELEAVMEKQKKKVEGNLETEVI